AGCGCTCCTGCAGGTCGCCGTCTTCGTCGCCGCCGCGGTGATCTTCAATATCGGGGTATATGTCTGGATGGGTCCCCAGGCAGGGCTGGAGTTCACCACCGGCTACATCATGGAGCTGATGCTGAGCGTCGACAATCTCTTTGTCTTCGTCATCGTCTTCGCCTCCTTCTGTGTACCCCGAAAAGATCAGCACAAAGTGCTGTTCTACGGCATCATCGGGGCTCTGGTATTCCGCCTGGCGTTCATCATGGCGGGCGTGGCGCTGGTGGAAACGTTCTCCTGGGTGCTCTATATCTTCGGCGCCTTCCTGATCTTCACCGGCATCAGGATGGTAGTCAAGAAGGAAGAGAGACCGGTCGAGCCGGACAGGAACGTCCTGGTCCGCGGGTTCCGGAGGATCATGCCGGTCACCAGAGACTACGAGGGTGACAGTTTCTTTGTCAGGAAGCCTGATTCGGCCGGCAGGATGGTGGTCTGGGCGACCCCCATGTTCGTGGCCCTGCTGGTGGTGGAGACCACCGATATCGTATTCGCGGTGGACTCGATCCCTGCAATCCTCGGCATCACCACCAACCCGTTCATCGTCTTCAGTTCCAATGCGTTTGCCATCCTCGGCCTGCGGTCGATGTACTTCGCGCTGGCCCATTTCATGGCTGCTTTCTGCTACCTGAAGTACGGGCTCGCTGGCATCCTCACCTTCATCGGGACCAAGATGCTGGTCGCCGACCTCTACCACGTCCCGGTAGAGATCTCGCTCGCCGTCATCATACTGATCCTGGGGGTGGCCATCGTCACATCCGTTATCAGGAACTGGCGCACCGGAACCTGTCCGGCGGTGGTAGAAGCCCGGGCAGAGGCCTGTCCCGCCCTCGAGAGCCTCCACGCAGATGACGAGGTGGCTCCCGGGGCAGAGACTGCCCGTCCTGCGCCTGATGCCGGAAAGGAGAGGTGAGCGGGGCCGGACCCGTGCCGGACCACCCGGATCTTCCTCTTCTCTTTTCGCCTCCTGGCCTGAAGACCGGGGACTTCCCGCTCCGCACACTGAGCTTCAGA
This portion of the Methanoculleus caldifontis genome encodes:
- a CDS encoding TerC family protein, whose protein sequence is MTAVTDTAWIIFIFSIVALLALDLGVFNRKAHVIKPREALLQVAVFVAAAVIFNIGVYVWMGPQAGLEFTTGYIMELMLSVDNLFVFVIVFASFCVPRKDQHKVLFYGIIGALVFRLAFIMAGVALVETFSWVLYIFGAFLIFTGIRMVVKKEERPVEPDRNVLVRGFRRIMPVTRDYEGDSFFVRKPDSAGRMVVWATPMFVALLVVETTDIVFAVDSIPAILGITTNPFIVFSSNAFAILGLRSMYFALAHFMAAFCYLKYGLAGILTFIGTKMLVADLYHVPVEISLAVIILILGVAIVTSVIRNWRTGTCPAVVEARAEACPALESLHADDEVAPGAETARPAPDAGKER